The sequence AAGTTATCATGTGCAAAGGTTCACCAGAATCGGTCAATCCCATTTCTTTCATTTGAATGGTTGGAAAATCGGCAGCAAGCATTTTAAAATAAGCTATAGTTTCTTGATAAGATGCCGATTGGTTTCCGTTTCCTTTCTCAAAAAACGTATCGTATTTTTTATTGTTTTGAGCAAAAGTAGTGATGGTAAAAAGTGAAATGAGAAATGTAAAAAGTTTCATGAGTTTTATTTTAATAGAAATCAAATATAAGTTTTTTTTGTTTTAGGTTTCAAGTTTCAAGTTTCATGTTGATCTGCTTTATGATTATTTTTTCTCTCGCAGATTTGGCAGATTGAGCGGATTTTTATTTTAAAATTTAATCTGCTAAATCTGCCAAATCTGCGAGAAACAAAACTTTATGTTAAGTGACTTGAAACCTGAAACAAGAAAACTTGAAATAAATTTTAATTACTTTTGCAAAATGAACAAAAAACACCATTCTCAAGATATACTTTCGAATTTAGGGATTGATAGCCTAAATGAAATGCAGGAAATGGCACATGATGCTGTTTTAAACGAAAACAACACCTTACTACTTTCTCCAACTGGATCTGGAAAGACATTAGCTTTTTTGCTTCCAATTTTGGAATTGTTGCAGCCTGAAATTTTATCGGTGCAATGTTTGATTTTAGTTCCGTCGCGCGAACTTGGATTGCAGATTGAGCAGGTTTGGAAAAAAATGGGAACGCAATATAAAGTAAACATCTGCTATGGTGGACATTCAATAGATACTGAAATCAAGAATTTGAGAAATCCGCCGGCGGTTTTGATTGGAACTCCAGGAAGAATTGCAGATCATATTGACAGAGAAACTTTCAGAACCGATAAAATTCAGACGCTTGTTTTAGATGAATTCGACAAATCGTTGCAATTGGGTTTTCATGAGCAAATGTCTTTTATTATTGCAAGATTGCCGAAAGTCAATAAAAGAGTTTTGGTTTCGGCCACTTCAGATATCGAAATTCCGAAATATACAAAAGTTGTAAATCCGGTTGTTTTGGATTTTATTCCAGAAGAAGAGGAAAAAACAAATCTTTCGATGAAAATGGTGATTTCCCCAGCAAAAGATAAATTGCAGAGTTTGTTCAATTTGATTTGTTCACTAAAATCAGAATCGGCCATTATTTTTTGTAATCACAGAGATGCTGCAGAGCGAATCAGCGACACTTTGAACGAAAAAGGAATTTATTCGGTTTATTATCATGGCGGAATGGATCAAGACGAGCGCGAGCGTGCTTTGATTCAGTTTAGAAACGGAAGTATTGGTTATTTGGTCACAACAGATTTGGCTGCAAGAGGATTGGATATTCCAGAAATGAAACACGTAATTCATTATCATTTGCCGTTAAAAGAAGACGAGTTCACGCATAGAAATGGGCGTACGGCTCGTATGCAGGCAACAGGAACGGCTTATGTAATTATCCACGAAAGTGAAAAAGAATTGGATTATATTGATTATGAAATGGAGATTTTGGACGTTGAAGGAAAAGTTTCATTGCCAAAACCGCCACAATTTCAAACTAT comes from Flavobacterium sp. KACC 22761 and encodes:
- a CDS encoding DEAD/DEAH box helicase, which encodes MNKKHHSQDILSNLGIDSLNEMQEMAHDAVLNENNTLLLSPTGSGKTLAFLLPILELLQPEILSVQCLILVPSRELGLQIEQVWKKMGTQYKVNICYGGHSIDTEIKNLRNPPAVLIGTPGRIADHIDRETFRTDKIQTLVLDEFDKSLQLGFHEQMSFIIARLPKVNKRVLVSATSDIEIPKYTKVVNPVVLDFIPEEEEKTNLSMKMVISPAKDKLQSLFNLICSLKSESAIIFCNHRDAAERISDTLNEKGIYSVYYHGGMDQDERERALIQFRNGSIGYLVTTDLAARGLDIPEMKHVIHYHLPLKEDEFTHRNGRTARMQATGTAYVIIHESEKELDYIDYEMEILDVEGKVSLPKPPQFQTIYISGGKKTKLNKFDIVGFFSQKGKLEKDDLGLIEVKDFVSFAAVKFNKVKDLLKNIKDEKMKGKKFKIEVARNVVKKEEDKNKKY